ACACCTGAACAGGCAGAAGAGGTTCATAGATTTATCAGGTCTCTTATAAATGAGATATCTAAAGGAAATGACCACAAAACACGAATTTTATATGGTGGTAGTGTTAATGAGAAAAATGCCAGAGACCTGATAAAAGAGCCAAATATAAATGGGTTCTTAGTTGGCACAGCCAGCCTTGACCCTGAAAGGTTCTACAAAATCATAACCGAAGTTCTGGAGGTTTAAAATGGGAATACTTTTTACGATACTATCTATTCTTCTTGTTATAGATGCTATTTTACTTGTCATAATAGTTCTTATGCAAAAAACAAAAGGTGCTGAGATTGGTGCTATTTTTGGTTCAGGTGCTGCAGCCGCAGTTCTAGGAGCAGGTGCTTCAAATATTCTTACCAAAATAACATACTGGCTTGGGGGAATATTTTTATTCCTTGTATTTGCATTATCATATATTCATCACAAAACTGTTACATCAGGTTCCGTTGTTAATGAGATACCTTCCCAGCAAGCACCAGTAAAACAACAGGAGCAAACAAAATGAGAAAAGCATTAATCATTTTATCCTCTATTTCTATATTTTCCTTTTCCTTTGCCCAGTCTCTTGAGGAAAGGGTTCAGCAGTTAGAGAAAAAAGTTCGGGAGTTGGAACAAAGGCTTAATAAACTTGAAAATAAACAGGAAAAAACAGGAATTATATCAACTTCAGAAATTACTGATGTTATAGTGGCTTCTCCGGAACAAAAATTAATTTCATATAAGGTTCTATCCAAAAAATTTAAACCTGCGGCATTAAAAGAAAGTCTATGGGATAGAAATGACAAAATAATTCTTAAAATGGAATTTAAAAATAATCTGAACAAAGAAATAAACAACATAAACGGCAAAGTTATTATTTATGACAAAAACGGCAAAGAACTTATGTCAACAAAGGTTAATGTGAATAAAGCTTTAAACTTTTTCTCCGGAACAACCATTAAACCCGGGGAAACGGTAAAAATGAATGTTGAGTTTGTTTACGATAAAAACAAATCTGAAGATAGAAAGGTTAAAGAAGCAAGCCTTAATGACCTTGTGGTTAAATTTTATCCGCTTAAAA
This genomic stretch from Persephonella sp. harbors:
- the secG gene encoding preprotein translocase subunit SecG, whose amino-acid sequence is MGILFTILSILLVIDAILLVIIVLMQKTKGAEIGAIFGSGAAAAVLGAGASNILTKITYWLGGIFLFLVFALSYIHHKTVTSGSVVNEIPSQQAPVKQQEQTK
- a CDS encoding DUF3157 family protein; amino-acid sequence: MRKALIILSSISIFSFSFAQSLEERVQQLEKKVRELEQRLNKLENKQEKTGIISTSEITDVIVASPEQKLISYKVLSKKFKPAALKESLWDRNDKIILKMEFKNNLNKEINNINGKVIIYDKNGKELMSTKVNVNKALNFFSGTTIKPGETVKMNVEFVYDKNKSEDRKVKEASLNDLVVKFYPLKIEFADGTTKYIKYKR